The Eriocheir sinensis breed Jianghai 21 unplaced genomic scaffold, ASM2467909v1 Scaffold286, whole genome shotgun sequence genomic sequence gaaagaagCTGAGATACTGTAGAAGATCATACaagtggagggacagagagacaaGGCAACAGATATCCCAAaatacacctctcctcctcctcctcccccttacattCCTCCACTGACGTCACGGCGTTCGCTGAGTTGCCACTTTTCACAAGATGCGCAGAAGTTTTTCACTTTTGTCATCCACATAACCCGACTTGGtagtatatagacttagggtgtgagaggcacggtacgcgaggtcagttggagacatagcacagtgtctagcgggctgtctacgtcagagccgccacttaagatttgccggactttagctagtatcggaataatggatttatatcggttatcggttatcgcttatatttgtgtctgcagttaacgaatatcggttatcaccgataaggttttccattatcagttatcgggtatcgggaataaggttaattttctgttatcgtgcccatctATGGTCGTCACTACCGTCAGCATTAATACTTGCTGCGGCAGAGGCACTGGAAACAATCTTATGAGCGTTGGTCTTACTATTGGAGCTCCCGCCCCCCGGCCTCCTCGACCACCACGTCCTCGGGCCATAATATTATGTTCCCACTGGACGGACGTCCTCGGTGCAGTACGAGACGAATAACAAGTCCCCACGTTGTATCGTACAAACAACCCTTTGAGCAGAACCAGCAGccggaaatgatagaaaaaaaatattactgataCTGAACAAGCAAACGCAAACTGTAACGGAAACGAGACAGGAATGTCACGGGATTGTGCTCCCGCTGCAAGGGCGCCAACCCAcgtacatcatcgtcatcatctgcaGGGAAGGTAAACACAGCACGGGGCGCCGCTCTGCAACACGGAAGCTGAGGATCACCAGCGGCTGTCAGGCGGCAGGGAGAGCAGTGCAGTATGCTTAGTGTAGAGGAAATTAATGCCAGAGGAAGAAGTGAGTATGTGTTCACgggtttatctttctcagttggTAAATGTGCCAGAACGAACTGTTGTAGGAATCTCCTTGATGCTCCTGTTCCTCTACCATATTGTATAGGAAACCAAGCCATTCAAGATGTACGAGATAACTATAAATATCTTGGGGTCAGGGTGTATTCCTCCCTAAGGTTTCACTTGCATGtgagagaaatcactggcaaggctggaggcattgGTTACTGTATTTTAAAGGGTACCCTTTGCTGATTTCATGAAGGCAGTTTTCATCTCTCATATTCACCCTATCTtggactttgcctctgtggtttggttcactgtttATACAGGTGACATGACCCAGCTCATGTCTTCTCagtgcgggtcattagcatttggaataatttaccaGAATCAGTTGTCTTGGTGAATTCTATTAATGCTTTTAAACAGCATCTCGACACTTCTTTTGGTCAAATTTTGTGTGATTTTCATTGACTTTGGGTTGTTGAGTATGACTTTGAattgtaaaattgtgtcctgtgctgtgctgtgtctccactcgggattgccaacctgactgcattgtcttgccacttgctcaagagtgttatggcagtggtttgtgtggtcttggtgatgccacattagccaaccatcagatcatctaaaggacaatctacttgctgtcttggttgtaggcgtcacctgattctagatggggttctccccatctaggtaagaaatGTAGGTAAGAAACCACAATAATGAAACCACCTCCAGAACATTGCCCTGGGCTACACCACTCATAACATCTGTCCAGTCAAAAACTACACCATTCTTCTATActcagtaatatatatatatatatatatatatatatatatatatatatatatatatatatatatatatatatatatatatatatatatatatatatatatatatatatacacacacacacactatatacgaTACCATAAGTAATACTGCCTCTAGAACATTACCCTGGGCTGCACCACTCATAACATCTGTCCAGTCAAAAACTGCACTATATTCAGTAAGATCATAAATATATACCACAAATAATGAGACTGAAACATTGCCCTGGGGTATTCCACTTGTCTTTCCCATCAAAAATTGTAACATTCACTTGTACTGTCTGCTTGATAGGTCTCAAATAAAGGAACAAGACTTCAGACAAAAGCCAGATTGGTGAGGATCATTGTGctggaacatcatcatcatttcatagacgcctgctcctaggagctgccACCAGGGgacggccacggcagaagagtttccaactgtaACGCATCACAGCAATGCTAGGGATGCTAACACAGGCCTCCCCACAGAGTAGCAGAGGGCAGAGGGCGGCGTGCGGCCCTGCATTGCATCAAATCAGCTGCCCCATCACGGCCATGCCCACGCCCGTCATTCTGGGCCAAAGAGAACCTCGGGTGGCAGGCAGCACAGCGGGGGAGGCGGCGGTGCCAGGCCAGGAGGaatgtaagggggaggaggaggagaggtgtattTTGGGATATCTGTTGCCttgtctctctgtccctccacttGTATGATCTTCTACAGTATCTCAGcttctttctagttttctcaTTGCTTTAGCTTTCCTTCTTGTGGTCTGCGGTGTGTGTGGGCTGCTGGAGTGGAAGCTCACAGTGtcagccttcctccctttctgcctgatttgtctctcataataataactgtaataagaaggaaaaggaggaggaagggagctcAAGTTGGCTTGTAACACTTTTGCTTCAGCTCTTGGAAATCAAACTAAACTAAACCATTTGTTTTACCACTATATGTTTACTATAAATAGTACATTCAAACCTCTGCAAAGTTGTGGTCAATTACTTGGTGTTCCTCTCACAACCCACGCCACAACTGGGCCACAATATTTGCTGATGCGTAGACTGACTGACATCTTGCAGGCTTTTAAGTTTAAATGTTCAAATAATACATGACATTATATCTCATGAAATCTGTATATAACATATGACATAATATAGCCCAAGAATTTATGTACGTATATACTGCATGAAATTACGTCTGCAGTTGGCGATGACATTTACCGTCTGGCGAGGGAGCAGccgtgggtggtggcagcaactcaTCGAGCGGCGTGGAGGAGGGAGCCGCCAGGGTGGACCACGCCTACAGCCTGCACGTCACCGCCCGCCATGCACTAAGGGCTGTGGGCGTGCATGACCGCCAACCAAGTAAGGGACATGTTTTTAAACGTATCCTATTTTTGTGCATATGTCCATTTTCCTTGTCCTTGTATATCATTGTGTGTTCTCATCCTGTCCCTGTGTGCCCTGAAGTAAATTCCTTCTGTCCCTGTAAATACTTCTGGTCATAAgaacattaggagtctgcaagggaCCGCCACTGTGTGTCTCTGGgtatcctcccacacacacacacacacacacacacacacacacacacacacacacacacacacacacacacacacattgcaatccATCTGTGTAGATTATGAATACGAATGATTTAGCTGAAATGaacaatgaagaataaaaatgtatacaaatatttGGCCCATGAACAACTGTGCtcaactgtaaaaaaacaaaaatagatgataaaactctggaaaatattgaaaaacgaGGAAATTAACAGCCAGCCTATCTTCCAGCCTCTCATTCTTCTTACCGTTGTCAGAGCAGCGTCCAGCAGGCTTTTATGTTGATGCATTCactattccttttccctcctcctctctctcttctctttctcttcctgtctccccttctccttttcctttccctcctctttctcttcctttcccctcctcctcttttcttcctatccccttctcttcctccttttcttcctcttcaaagcATATatattaggtaaggagttggaggaggagatagagagagaaagagaaggagaagaagtaggagggggcaggaagagaaggaggagcaggggataggaagagaaagagatgtaggaagaggaagagggggagggtgttTGTAGTGAGCCAGTCCTTCAAAACCATTCTGTCCTAAATGTTGGCCCTGAAACATTGGTGTgtgctcattctcttttccttggtGAGAGCAGCGTCCAGCAGGCTTTTTGTCGCTGCTAATGTGATTTTGTCAATTAAGCTGCATCCCTTGCTGTTGAAAGAAGCTTGTAGCGACTGCACTCTTCCCTCTGTACGTGCATTGTCTCCTATAGTAATGCCTTGATGAATGCTGCTTTCCCATTTCAGAGACTCAGCCCAGAGGAAGAGCCAGGCCAGCACCACCACAGGGACAGAGGACGATGAGGAGAGTGTTCCAACGCTGCTCCAACTCAAGGTTCATAGGCCACACGCTGAGCCCTGCCAAGATGTCCTGCCAGGTGGTCGGCCTCCACCCCTACACCTCCCACTGGTTCCTCCTGCTGCCCCACTACAAGGATGTGCCAAGTATGCCCTCCAGCCTGCAGTCCTTGGATGGTGAGTGCAGTAACGTGCCCCCATGCCTCACCCACCCTTGCCTTCATGTCACCTGGCAATGCAACTCTGCCTCAGACTCCAGTAATTTATGTTCACCCACCCTGCTGCCAGCATTTGTTAGGATATAGGAACACACCAATGtttttttattcccctttctcctcctcctcctcctttagatagtctatttcagagagacaccaacacaataacacgcagcaacggtatgaagttgaaGGGAAACTGacgtaacacattggtgcgcagaagttttttcaataatagagtcgtcgatcattggaatagactcccaccgtcagtagttagcgtaCAGCGTATCattagcttcaagtcttcattggataagtacttcaggggtataagattatactgacccttcttcgcatgctttcagacagattgcagcaagacctcaacctaaatccatattattctctcccacaacctagattgcaagtagcgtaagttaacaaaagAGTAAagtaacagttaatgtccgcatgacagatggagtgaggtgggtgcagtaaggtgacaggttactggtgcgtgcctagtaccgccagtaaaacgaggatcaagcctccacctcacccatcgtgagtattaggggggattctggggctgtcctgtgtaggccacttggCCTCTTCAAGTctgcctgtgtttctatgttcttatgttcttatgtaatgaagtcattttcccccacagcttaggttaccagtagtgtaagttaagggtagtaatttcctcttatttctctctttactgtaaaatttccatgtccctttcctccttaaaggtacatggtgttctcttctaactatttcctgcacgttgccggagggagaggtgggtgggaaggagccttcatcttttctgtcctgttctaccacacgtagattactagtagtagcggtagtaaacagacaccctcgccatagaccgataggtcttctagtgtctgttcttcctatgtattcctcctcctcctcctcttccccctcctcctcctgttttactACTCTCAattatcaatcagtcagccagcaccAAGCTTAACAAGGACAAAAGGCATATTTAAATGCATTTTTACCatgataaaaaagtataaaaatatagtggaaaattacagagttggcaatgattaaatcaaattgatttaatcaaatgattaaatcattgattttttactaaaaatcatgattttttttaactaaaagtcttccataagttaaatgatgtgctccaaagatggtaaagtaaaacaacctattcatatgtattgattcatttattctcttcgaggtatataccccccccccaaaaaaaaaaaaataaataaataaataaataaataatcctaCATTGTTATATCCTCTtgctctaatgttgccaacttgccatatgttttttacttGGTAAAAAATCGGGCGCCTTCTAAGCATCAAAACTATTCCAAGGGTGTCAGGCCTATCAAAACGCCAAAAAGACTATCTTTTCACAGCATCCAAAAAGCTGTATCTTATCAAGTTATAAAAAAGCTTACACTGCCTGGATGTTATCAAATCATCAAAAACACTAGATGGCTTCAAAGCATCAAAAATGGATAAAATCAAATCAATGCATCCAAAACTTCATATATTTCCAAAATGTCAAAAACATCTTCAGATCTTAGCAAAACATCGACACATTATGTTCAGGTCCAGCAGATGAAGCGCGAGGCAGCACAACAAGATACATATCAATATCAGTCTTTATTTCAAGtgacttttttttacaataaataaCCTAAGAACCATAAAATTGAGAGTGTCATTCTTCCCTCTGAAGACTGGGGGTTGCAATTAATCGGCAGCGTTCAAAACTAGAAATGAAGCAGCAGTATTTCATATCTTGCTGAATGAATATTTTGAATCACTCCTGCACCTGGCCCCTGCAGATAGGACATGGATACCTTATGGTTTCCATGACGCTGTTGCAGCCTACACAGACCTGTGCGTTATTGCAAGGCCTGAAGCAGATCGTTCTCTCTAGGGGTGCCAGACACACAGCGCAGGGACATTGATTCTGTTGCTGAGAAGGTTGATTTTCTTAGTCAACAGCAGCTTCATCAGCATCATCTGAATCGTATCTGTCTCGAGTGTGGGCCGCCTCTAGAAACTAAAGGTGCCTGTCCATCGTGTGGCCCACAGCTGAGATAAACTGCATGTGAATATACTGTCCATTTCCATGGTGGATGTTACCCCGGATAATGGAGTAGTTGGCCGGCATCTTATTGATAGATGGCACTTTACATTTCTGTTAATTCCTCAGGCTGAAGTGCTCCTGGTGCTACAAGGTACAGACCCCGTTCTGATCTGTCAAGGGTATGACTGAGGCTTTCATTGATATTGCCTCGTGACCCCGAACAGAGTATCACTTGTTAGTTCGAGAATTTGGTTCCCAAGTTAGTCTCGATCATACTGTGTCACACCACTTTACTCGTTGATGTAGAAACATTTGCATtaatggtagttgtgatggtgcaccattgtcaggtagttgtgatggtgtaccattgtcaggtagttgtgatggtgtaccattgtcaggtagttgtgatggtgtaccattgtcaggtagttgtgatggtgcaccattgtcaggtagttgtgatggtgtaccattgtcaaaGTCGTAATATCCCACAGTGTCATCATGGCTAGACTTTTGATGCTTTGAtaactttgattttttttatgctcTGATGACTTTTAACAATTTGATGCTTTGATAACATCTGgatttattaat encodes the following:
- the LOC126991463 gene encoding uncharacterized protein LOC126991463 produces the protein MRRVFQRCSNSRFIGHTLSPAKMSCQVVGLHPYTSHWFLLLPHYKDVPSMPSSLQSLDETLHTLTCVLARHVYALGLSSLPLERVGERRLVRRGFTKRSGLDVSAECCLPDSEVG